GTCACCGCAGCCGGCTTCCACCATGGCGCACGCCATATAGTGCGTCTGCACCTGCAATGCCGTGCTCATGCCGACGCCATGCTCGGCCAGCGCGGTCTGCAGCAGGCTGCCCAAGGGGTCGCGCGGATCCATGGCGATCAGGTTGTCGGGGCGGACACTGGCCAGCGGGACGGGCTGGTTCCCCGGTTCGCGGCTGACGTAGACCATCTCGGACCGGTCCAGATCGATACGCGCGATGCCCGGGTGCGCTGGCGGCTCGTAGGTGACGGCCATATCGATCTCCCGGGCCAGCAGGCCGGCGATAAGCTCGCCGGTATGGTGCGTCTGCAGGCTGAAGGTGATGTCCGGCTGGCGGGCGCGGCTGATGCCCGCCGCGCGCGGAACCACGCCCAATCCCAGGCTGGGCGCGCAACCTATGCGCAGGTGGCCGCGGGGATGGTGGCGCAGGTTGGCGGCCAGCTTGCGCACGCTTTCCAGGTCGCGCGACAGGCGCGCGATATCCGGCGCCAGGATGTCGGCTTCGCGCGTGGCGCGCAGCCGGCCCTTCACCCGCTCGAACAGCCGGAACCCCACCTGCGCTTCCGCGTGCGCCAGCATTTTGCTGGCGGCCGGCTGGGAGATATGCAGGGCCTGGGCGGCGCGGCTCAGGGAGCCTGTGGCCCGGATGGCTTCGAAGAGTTCGATATGGCGCAGGCGCATGGTGTGGGGTCGCGCGACTTGGATAGCAAAAGGTTATATCGGATCTGGGCCTTATGCACGATGTAACATCGGTGGCATCGCATTTATATTTGTTATTCAGGGCGCCGCACCTGGTGGTTAGCCAGAGGTAACGAGAATGTGGAACCGGCCATAGCCAAAGGTTATGTATTCTGGCTGCTTTGGTATTTGCCCGGCTGGCGGCGGGTGCCCAGAATTTCGCCTATGAACGACTTCAGGGTGGTGCCATGCGCGTATGCGTGATCGGCGCGGGGGTGGTCGGCGTGACCTCCGCCTATTTTCTTGCGCGGCAGGGCTACGACGTCACACTGGTGGACGGACGGGACGGTCCGGGGGAAGAAACCAGCTACGCCAATGGCGGGCAGCTCAGCTATAGCTATGTGGCGCCCCTGGCGGGGCCGGGC
Above is a genomic segment from Bordetella genomosp. 11 containing:
- a CDS encoding LysR family transcriptional regulator, translated to MRLRHIELFEAIRATGSLSRAAQALHISQPAASKMLAHAEAQVGFRLFERVKGRLRATREADILAPDIARLSRDLESVRKLAANLRHHPRGHLRIGCAPSLGLGVVPRAAGISRARQPDITFSLQTHHTGELIAGLLAREIDMAVTYEPPAHPGIARIDLDRSEMVYVSREPGNQPVPLASVRPDNLIAMDPRDPLGSLLQTALAEHGVGMSTALQVQTHYMACAMVEAGCGDAIVDAYSAHGISRPGLSIRRLDPPVHFHIGALVHADDPMSALHHGFVHCLRLACAEVAQALTP